The Toxorhynchites rutilus septentrionalis strain SRP chromosome 3, ASM2978413v1, whole genome shotgun sequence genome includes a region encoding these proteins:
- the LOC129778430 gene encoding thyrostimulin beta-5 subunit, producing MINIITIWVLTIIACALSAEENVGFSKRGLMLGCHKRVFTYRVSQTDSKGRECWDHVSVWSCYGRCDSNEISDWRFPYKRSHHPVCVHAGRTRSVATLRHCHPEADPEARMYEYMEPKACSCQTCTSMDTSCEGPKQLNTDAVTKIFQIDDEETENEYI from the exons ATGATTAACATTATCACGATATGGGTTCTAACGATTATTGCGTGTGCACTGAGTGCCGAAGAAAACGTCGGATTCAGTAAGCGGGGCCTCATGTTGGGTTGCCACAAGCGTGTTTTCACCTACCGTGTTTCACAAACGGACAGTAAAGGGCGCGAGTGCTGGGATCATGTTAGTGTTTGGTCCTGTTATGGGCGGTGTGATTCAAATGAAATCTCAGACTGGCGATTCCCGTACAAACGGTCTCACCATCCGGTATGTGTGCACGCCGGACGAACACGCTCAGTGGCTACACTGAGGCACTGCCACCCGGAAGCCGATCCAGAGGCAAGGATGTACGAATATATGGAACCGAAGGCGTGCAGCTGCCAG ACTTGTACCAGTATGGATACCAGTTGTGAAGGGCCGAAACAACTGAACACAGACGCGGTGACAAAGATTTTCCAAATTGACGATGAGGAAACCGAAAATGAATACATATAA